In the Atribacterota bacterium genome, one interval contains:
- a CDS encoding AIR synthase family protein: MKNKLPLGKLEFSFLEKLLENYQSKPDSRVIIGPKLGEDAAVIEYPDRYLVAKTDPITFATQEIGWYAVQVNANDIATRGAVPKWFQATILLPENKTTEELVENIFSQIYNACNQLNIAVIGGHTEISYNLDRPIVVGCMLGEVEKNKLVSTSGARPGDVIILTKGIVIEGTAIIAREKQEELRDKGYSEGFIKKCQNFIYKPGLSVLKEALLANQFEVHAMHDPTEGGLSAGLYEIAQASQSGLLVEKDKIYLLEEAQKLCNEFNLNPLNVLTSGTLLIVTSKSESGKIISLLAKEGINSYLIGEIKERDYGIKIKNKNNIIEKDLIYSAKDEIIRVFK, from the coding sequence ATGAAAAATAAATTACCTCTGGGTAAATTAGAATTTTCATTTCTCGAAAAATTGCTTGAAAATTATCAAAGCAAGCCTGATTCACGTGTGATTATTGGACCTAAACTTGGAGAAGACGCTGCTGTTATAGAATATCCGGACAGGTATCTGGTTGCCAAAACCGATCCTATAACTTTTGCAACACAGGAAATAGGTTGGTATGCTGTTCAGGTTAATGCCAATGATATTGCCACAAGGGGAGCAGTTCCTAAATGGTTTCAGGCTACTATTCTCCTGCCGGAGAACAAAACTACTGAAGAACTTGTTGAAAATATTTTTTCCCAGATATATAATGCCTGTAATCAATTAAATATAGCAGTTATTGGCGGTCACACCGAAATTAGTTATAATCTCGATCGTCCGATTGTAGTTGGCTGTATGTTAGGCGAAGTGGAGAAGAATAAACTTGTTTCAACTTCAGGTGCCAGGCCTGGGGATGTAATTATCCTCACAAAAGGTATTGTTATTGAAGGAACCGCAATTATTGCCAGGGAGAAGCAAGAGGAATTAAGGGATAAAGGATATTCAGAAGGATTTATAAAAAAGTGTCAAAACTTTATTTATAAACCGGGATTGTCGGTTTTAAAAGAAGCTTTATTAGCAAATCAATTCGAAGTACATGCCATGCATGACCCGACTGAGGGAGGATTGTCTGCGGGGCTTTATGAAATTGCACAGGCTTCCCAGTCTGGATTATTAGTTGAGAAAGATAAAATTTATTTATTGGAAGAAGCACAAAAACTTTGTAATGAATTTAATTTAAATCCCTTAAATGTTTTAACTTCAGGAACTTTATTGATTGTGACCTCTAAAAGTGAATCGGGTAAAATAATTAGCCTTTTAGCAAAAGAAGGGATTAATTCTTATTTAATTGGAGAGATAAAAGAAAGGGATTATGGAATTAAAATAAAAAATAAAAATAATATTATTGAAAAAGATTTAATATATTCTGCAAAAGATGAAATTATTCGAGTTTTTAAATGA